The Candidatus Deferrimicrobiaceae bacterium sequence GTAGCGCTTCGAAAATGTTTTCGATGACGTCCGTGGCGGATACGGGCGAGATCGGATGGCGACGGACCAGGATATCGGCGGACATCCCGTGCAGGTAGACGCCCGCGCAAGCGGCGTCGTTCGGGGAAAGCCCCTGGGAAGCAAGCGCTGCGATCATGCCCGATAGCGTGTCGCCCATCCCCCCCGATGCCATGTAGGGGTTGCCGGTGGTATTGATGAACACGTCGCCCATCGGCGTGGCGATGACCGTGCGTGCCCCTTTGAGGATAACGGTGACGTTCTGTTCTTCGGCCAGATGACGGGCGGCGGCGAGACGGGAGGATTCGATGGCGTCGATGGATTCCCCGGTCAGGCGCGACATCTCGCCCGGGTGGGGCGTCAGGATGCAGGGCGCCTTCGCCGTCCGAAGAATGCCGAGGTCGCCCTCGAGCGCATTGAGCCCGTCCGCGTCGATGATGAAGGGGACGCGGATCAGCGGGATGAGGTCGGACATGAACGCCTTGGCGCCGGGGAACGTGCCCATCCCCGGGCCGATCACGGCGACGTCGGCGCGCGAGATCGCCTCGACGATCTGCGGAAGCGATTCGGAGGTGAAGAACCCCTTCCCCTGGTCGGCAACCCCGATGGACATGACTTCCATGAGCTTGGCTTCGACGATCGGGCGAAGCGATTCGGGGACGATCACGGTGATGAGCCCGGCGCCCATCCGCAACGCCGCGCGTCCGGCCAGGCAGGGCGCGCCGGTCATGCCGGGCGATCCGCCCAGGATATAGACACGGCCCGCATCCCCCTTGTGGAAATCCGGGGGGCGGATGGAAAGCATGCTCTTGACCGTGCGCTCGTCGAGCGCCTCGGTCTTGATATCGGCCTCGAATACGGCGCGCGAGGGGATCCCGATGTCGTAGACGTCCGTCTCGCCGCAATGGATCGAGCCAGGAAGCAGCATCTGGCCGACCTTGAGGAGGCCGAAGGTTCCGGTGTAGTCGGCGCGGATCGCCTCGCCCAGGATACGTCCGGTCGTGGCGTCGATTCCGGATGGGATGTCGACCGCGAAGACGGTGGCCATGGAGAGGTTGATCGTCTCGACGACCTCGCGGATCAGCCCCGTTAGCGGGTTCTTGAGCCCCGTTCCCAGGATCGCGTCGACGCAAAGATGGACTTCCTCGAGGTAGGAACGAAGGTCATCGACCCCTTCGGTATCGCGGACGATGTGGATCTCCACGTCCATCTTCTTGAGAATCTCGATCTGCAGGTGCGCGTCGGGCGACAGGCGGTCTTCCTCGTCGAGAAGAAAAACCTCGACGTAGGCCCCCCGGTTGTGCAGGTGGCGCGCGATGACGAACCCGTCCCCTCCGTTGTTGCCCCGGCCGCAGACAATGGCGACCGACGCCTCCTGGGGAGAGAGTCCCTTGTCCTCGAAAACCATCAGGATGCGGTCGGTGCAAGCCCGTCCGGCATTTTCCATCAACGCGACCGAGGGGATGCCGTATTCCTCGATCGAAACCCGGTCGAGCTCGGCCATCTGGTGTGCTGTGACGATTTTCATGAAAGGATTCCTTTTCGTTCGATGATGACGAATGCGACGGCCCGGCCGCCGTCGTGAGTGATCGACACGTGGATGGTGTCGGCGCCGATCTTTTCTAGCCACTTCAATGCCTGTCCGTGCAATCGCACCTCGGGCTTGCCGGAGGGCGTCCGGATCGTCTCGACGTCGCGCCAGAGGATGCCCTGCGATTTGCCGGTGCCGAAGGCCTTCATGACGGCTTCCTTGACGGCGAACCGTCCGGCGAGACGCTCGGAGGCGAGCACGCCGGAAAAGGCGTATTGCGCCTCGGCATCGGTGAAAACGCGCGAAACGAACCGCTCCGGATAGCGCCCGAGCAATTGCTCAATGCGGGAGATTTCGACGATGTCGATGCCGGTTCCGACGATCATGCGGGGCCGTGCCTTTACCGGCCGTGGATGAGATCGGCGATCTCGCGAACGGCTGGCCCGAGGCCGATGAAGATCGCCCGGGCCATGATGCTGTGCCCGATGTTGAACTCTTCGATCTCGGGGATGGCAAGCACCGGGACGATGCTTCGGACATCGAGCCCATGCCCGGCGAACACCTTGAGCCCCAGGTTGGCGGCGCTTTCCGCGGCCCGGGCCATGGTCGCGAGAGCGCGGTCGTAGTGCCTGCGGTTGAACGCTTCGCAGAACGGGCCCGTGTGGATCTCGATGGCGTCGGCGCCGATGTCGGATGAAGCTGCGATCTGCGCCGGGTCGGCGTCAATGAACAAACTGACGAGGATGCCCGAGGCCTTGAGACGGGCGACGCCGGCCCGGACCGATTCCTTTTGACGGGCGACGTCGAGGCCCCCTTCCGTGGTCAGCTCCTTGCGTTTCTCGGGGACCAAAGTGGCGGAATAGGGTTTGGCCGCGAGGGCGATCCCGATCATTTCCTCGGTGGCCGCCATCTCGAGGTTGATCCGGGTTTGCACCGTCTTGAGGAGAAGCTCGAGATCGCGATCCTGGATGTGCCGGCGGTCTTCGCGAAGGTGGATGGTGATGCCGTCGGCGCCGTGATGCTCGGCGATCCCCGCGGCAAACACCGGATCGGGAGACTGTCCTCCGCGGGCCTGGCGCAGCGTCGCGATGTGGTCGATGTTGACGCCGAGACGGCGGCGCCCGGCGATTTCGGGGGGCCGGGTCATTGGAACTCGTTCCCCGCTTTCTCGGCAAGGGCATAGACGATCGCATCGACCTGGCTCTGATCTTCGCCCTCGGCCATGATCCGGAGGAGCGGTTCGGTGCCGCTGTAGCGGACGACGATCCGGCCCCGGTTGCCCAGCTGTTTTTCGAATTCGGACATGGCGGCGACGAAGCCGGGAAACTCTTCGATCGGCACTCGGCGCTCGAGGCGGACATTCCGCAGCACCTGGGGAAACACCGCCAGCTCGGTTCCGAGATCTTCGAGGGGGCGCCCGGTCTCGACCATGACCGCGAGCAATTGCAACGCTGCGAGCACGCCGTCGCCGGTCGTTGCGTGGTCGAGGAAGACGAGATGGCCCGATTGCTCTCCGCCGAAGTTGAAGCCGCCTGCGCGCATGGCCTCGACCACGTAGCGGTCGCCAACCGCCGTGCGGACCAGCCGGATGCCGCGCTCTTTCAGGTAGAGCTCGAGCCCGATATTGCTCATCACGGTCGCCACGACGGTATCGTTCTTAAGACGGTTCGTCCGCTTCAGCTCGTTGGCGCAGATGGCCATGATCCGGTCACCGTTGATGACGTTCCCGTTCCGGTCGACCACGATCACCCGGTCGGCATCCCCGTCGAGGGAGATGCCCAGGTCGGCACGCACTTCTCGAACCTTCGACGAGACGATCTCGGGATGAAGCGAGCCGCAAAGCTCGTTGATGTTGGTGCCGTTGGGGCTGATTCCGATCGGGATCACTTCGGCCCCCAGCTCCTGGAACACCTGGGGGGCGATCTTGTAGGCTGCGCCGTTGCCGCAGTCGACCGCGATGCGCAATCCTTCGAGGGAAAGATGCGAAGGAAACGTGTTCTTGAGGAACACGATGTAGCGGCCGGTGGCGTCATCGATCCGTTGCGCCTTCCCGATCTGGGGAGACGGGGGACGCAGCGTCTTGAGTATCTCGCCCGTGGCCAGCTCTTCGATGCGTGCCTCAAGCTCATCGGGCAGCTTGAAGCCGTCCCGGCCGAAGAACTTGATGCCGTTGTCCTGGTAGGGGTTATGGGACGCCGAGATTACGACGCCGGCATCCGCCCGCATCGAGTGGGTCAGGAAGGCGATCCCCGGCGTCGGGAGCGGGCCGACGAGTAGGACGTCGCCGCCCATGGCGCAGATGCCGGCCGAGAGCGCCGTCTCGAACATGTAGCCGGACAGCCGCGTGTCTTTTCCGATGACCACCTTGTGGCGGCCCGTGTGATTACGGAACACATGTACGACGGCCTGGCCGAGCGCCAACGCGGTCTCGACGGTCATGGGATCGGTATTCGCGACGCCGCGGACGCCGTCGGTTCCGAACAGCTTTCTGCTCAATCCGGCCCCCTACCTGAAATGGATGCGAACCCGCACGACTGGATTACCGACGATTTTAGCATGCACGGTCCACAATTCGACACGGGCCATCGTCGTATAGAGCCCCTTGCCGTTTTCGGGGACGATCTCCTCGGTCGAGAGCGACCCGACCTGCGCAAACGCCCCAGGGGGAGCCTCGACCTCGACCGTCCGGGGGTCGACTTCGATGCGCGAGATCCTGGAACGGATCGACGGCGGGACGACGATGCGGGGGACGACGGGAAGCCGCCGCCGATCCAGTCGCTCAAGGACCACCTCGACGGCTGTCGGGTAAATCCGGGTCAACAGGAGGCCGGGCGGCACCCGGATGCTGCGTTCGTCCAGAGTTACGATGCGGCGACCGGGACGCATCGTCGACAGGTTGATCGAAGCCGAGATGTCGTCGGGCTTGAGGTTGCCGAGGACGGAAGGCGGTCCGGACAAGCGGACCTCGACCTGCCGCTCGACCTTGTTGGTGATCAGCGCCCCCGCCGGGAGGTTGCGGATCTCGAGCGGGACGACCAGCCCGACCTGGACCTGGTTCTCGCCGGCGATGAACCACCAGAGCACGATCGACAGGACGACCGCGATCAGCTTGAAGGCGAAGTTGCTCAGGAGCGATACCCGAAGGAAATGAGAGATACGGGACATCAGCGGGCGGATTCCTTCTTGCCGAAAAGCACCCGAAGGGTGTCGCGCAGCTCGACGGAAGAGTTCACCCGGGTCGCCGTTCGGTCGTGGAAGATGGACACATTGCCCGTCTCTTCGGAGACGACGACCGCGATCGTATCGGTCTCGGAGGCGATGCCCCAGGACGCCCGATGGCGCGTTCCCATCCCACGGGTATCGGAGGTGTCACCCGGGATCGGAAGAATGACGGCGGCAGCGGCGATCCGCTCGTTGCGAACCACGACCGCGCCGTCGTGGATGGGGGATGCCGTGGAAAATATGGCCGCGAGCAGCTCGTTGGAGTAGGTCGCGTCGATCGCCTTCCCGTTCTCGACGAATTCCTGCAGGCCGTTTTCGCGTTCGAACAATACGATGGCGCCGGTCCGGGTCGCGGCCAAAGAAAAGATGCCGTTGCCGAAGACTTCGAGAAAATCGATGGTGGGAATCGACACTCTCGGGCCGAAGAAGGAGGATTGCCCGACCTTGGCGAGGCCGCGCCGGATCTCGGTCTGAAAGATGACGACGAGGATGACCATCAGGCTCCCGAGGAAATTGCCGACGATCCATTGGAACGTGACCATGCCGATCTTCTTGGACAGGACGAAGAGCCCCATGACGAGCAGCAGGCCGGAAACCATCTGGACGGCGCGCGTCCCGCGGATGAAGACGAGGATCCAGTAGATGATGAAAGCGACAAGCAGGATGTCGAGGATGTCCGCAGGCCGGATTTGAGGGATGAGGCTCAGCATGCGCTGCCCTTCCGCACGGCGGCTACGAGGGCGACGGCCTCGCGGGTGGCGCTGACGTCGTGGACTCGAACCATGTGGGCGCCCTGCCATGCGGCGATGACGTTCGAGGCGATCGAGGCCGCGAGACGATCGGCGGGCGGGCCTCCGGAAACCACCCCGAGGAACGATTTTCTGGACGAGGCGAAGAGGATCGGTTTCGACAGGGAATGCAGGAGGTGAAGGGATCGATGGATCTCGAGGTTGTCCTCGAACCGTTTCCCGAACCCGACGCCCGGATCGATCACGATCTGGTCGGCAAGGATGCCCTTCCCCTCAGCCAGGGCGATTCGCCGGCGAAGACCGGTCAAGAGCTCGGGAAAGAACGCATCGTAATGCGGCGCCTGCTGCATGGTCGCGGGAATACCCTGGCGGTGCATCAGGACGATTGCGGCCCCCGAACGCGAGACGACTTCGGCCATCTCCTCGTCGTCGGCCAGTGCGCTGGTGTCGTTGACGATGTCGGCCCCGGCGGCGATCGCGGCGGCGGCGACGGCTGATCGGGTAGTGTCCACGGAGATGAAAACGTCGGATCGCTTCCGGATGGATTCGATGACGGGGCACACGCGGTCGATCTGCTTGGCCTCGGGGACGGGATTCGAGCCCGGGCGTGTGGTTTCTCCGCCGACATCGACGATGTCGGCACCCTGCGCGATCATCGACAGGGCGTGCGACAAGGCCTGTTCGGGGGCCTCATACCTGCCGCCGTCCGAGAAGGAATCGGGGGTCAAGTTCAGAATCCCCATGATCCGTGGGTTTCCGGGCTCGAGATCCAGGTAACGATCGCGGCATCGAAGCCGAAAAGGCATCCACCCGTTTTCGTCGGATGCAGCCGCCATCGACTGCTTCTCAGGTCGTCGGTTGGGCGTTTTCGTCCCCGGTCGGTGTCGGCACGGGAGCCGATGTCATTTCGTTGATGATGCTCAAGATGACTGCCCCGTCGACCACTTCCTTCTCGAGCAGCGTCCGAGCCACCTTGTGCAGCACGTCGATGTTGGTGCCGAGAATCTTGCGGGCCTTGTCGTAGGAGGCCGTGATGATATCGCGGATTTCGCGGTCGATATCTCTCGCCGTCGATTCGCTGTAGTCCTGGTGCCGGTTGATGTCGCGACCCAGGAAGATCGCTTCCTGCTGCTTCTGGCCGAAGGTCATCGGCCCCATCTTTTCGCTCATGCCCCATTCGCAGACCATTTTGCGGGCCAGGGTGGTGGCGCGCTCGATGTCGTTGCCGGCGCCGGTCGTCAATTCGTTCTCGACCAGCTCTTCGGCGACACGCCCCCCCATGAGGATGGTGATGTTGTTGGTGAGGTATTGCCGCGAATAGGTGTGCCGCTCGTCGATCGGAAGCTGCTGGGTGAGACCGAGCGCCATCCCGCGAGGAATGATGCTGACCTTGTGGATCGGGTCGGTGCCGGGAATCATCGAGGCGACGATCGCGTGACCGGCTTCGTGATAGGCGGTCGATTTCTTTTCTTCGTCGCTGATGATCATGGACCGCCGCTCGCGGCCCATCATGACCTTGTCCTTGGCCATCTCGAAGCAATCCATCGTGACCTTGGCCATTTCTTTCCCTGCCGCGTAGAGTGCGGCTTCGTTGCAGAGGTTGGCCAGGTCGGCCCCGGTGAAGCCGGGGGTTCCCTTCGCGAGCACGTTGAGGTTGACGTCGTCGCCCAGGGGGATCTTGCTGGTATGCACGCCGAGGATCTGCTCGCGCCCCTTGACGTCGGGCTTGGGAACGACGACCTGACGGTCGAAGCGGCCCGGGCGAAGGAGCGCGGGATCGAGGACGTCGGGCCGGTTGGTTGCCGCGATCAGGATCAGCCCTTCGGTGGATTCGAATCCGTCCATCTCGACCAGCAGCTGGTTGAGCGTCTGCTCGCGTTCGTCGTGCCCCCCGCCAAGACCGGATCCGCGATGGCGCCCGACGGCGTCGATTTCGTCGATGAAGATGATGCAGGGGGCGGATTTCTTGCCCTGGATGAACAGGTCGCGCACCCGCGCGGCGCCGACGCCTACGAACATCTCGACGAAGTCGGACCCGCTGATCGAGAAGAACGGAACACCGGCCTCACCGGCGATGGCCTTGGCCAGGAGCGTTTTACCCGTGCCGGGCGAGCCGACCAGCAGAACGCCCTTGGGAATACGGCCGCCGAGGCGGGTGAACTTCTTGGGGTCCCGCAGGAAGGCGATGATCTCCTGAAGCTCTTCCTTGGCTTCCTCGATTCCCGCCACGTCGGAGAAGGTCACCTTGTTGGTCGTTTCGGTCAGCAGCTTGGCGCGGCTTTTCCCGAACGACATCGCCTTGCCCCCGCCGGCCTGCATCTGGCGCATGAAGAAGATCCAGACGCCGATCAGCAACAGCATCGGCAGCCAGGAGACGATCAGCGTCATGTACCACGGGTTGTCGTCGAGCGGTTTGGCGGTGATCCGGACGTTTTTCTCGCGAAGGTTGCTGACCAGCTCGGGATCGTCGGGCGCATAGGTGCGGAACTGTTTCTTGTCCTTTCCCGAGGCGTCGGTGTACTTGCCCGTGATCTCCTGGCCGCGGATGACGACTTCCTTCACTTTCCCTGCATCGACAGAGGCGACGAATTCGGAAAAGGGCACTTCGACCTGCTCGACCTTCTGTGTCTTGAACGTATTGAACAAGAAGACCATGGCCAGCGCGATGACCAACCAGACGCCGAGATTCCTGTAGAACTGGTTCAATGTGAGGACTCCCCTGTAGACCGATCTATGAGGTAAGTAGCAAGTTTAACATAACGGGTGCGCGGACAGGCAGAGGAGCTTCCGTGTGCCCGGAATGACCGGAGCGGTTTCGGAGCGGCACAGGCCGGGGATCCAGAGAATATCGCCATTCGCATCCCGGACGACTCCCCTTCCCCACCGTTCGGCCCTCGGGACCTTCCGGTCGATCATGATCTCCTTCACTTTCCGCCTGCCTTTCCCGCCGAAAGGGGTGACAGCGTCTCCCTTGACGAGCGGGCCGATCGACAGCGGGAAAAGGATTTTACCGGGATCGAAGTAGACGGTCCAGGGCGATTGTTCGGCGAAGGCTTTCATCCGTTTTGCCGCGACGGCCGGTGAAACCTCGGTAATCCGGATTTCAAGAGGAACCGGGCCGCCCCAATGATATACCCCCGGGGAATTCGGCAACGCTTCCCGTGACTTGCCAAGATTTGATGCGTCGGGGAATGGATTCGATTCGCCGGGGACCAGCGACACGATCTCGTAGTTGTTCTGGAAGCGCAGCTTCCCCCCCGCCCGGATGGCGGCCGAGGGGCTTCCGTCCACGATGGTGCGGTCGAGCTGGCCCAGAAGCCGCTCGTTCGCCGCTTTCCCGGCATGGTCGAGGACAAGCCGATAGAGAACCGCAATCCGGACGGGGGACGGTAGCCTGGAATATGAGGGACGACGAAAAGAAGGCGGGTTTCCGCGGAGGTTCCGCCGGATCCAGCGGGTCGCGGTCGACCGGATAAAATCGTCGAGTTCGCGGAATCGCTCTCCCATCAGGTGGATGCGCGACGTGACCCCTGCGCCGTATCGCTGGACGAGCAGCGGAATCAGGATGTTCCGGAGCCAGTTGCGTTCGAACCGGATGTCTGCGTTGCTTTCGTCTAACCGCCAGGCGTGCCCTGCGGTTTCGAGGCCCTGGATGATCTCGGACCGCCACACGTCGAGGAGCGGCCGTTCGACCCCGCCTTCCCCGGAACGGGGGATCCCTTTTAGCCCCGTGATTCCGGAGCCCTCGAAAAATCGCATCAGGATCGTCTCGACCTGGTCGTCGGCCGTGTGCGCCACCAGCAGGCGGCGAATGCCACGGGCTTCGCAACTCTTTTTGAGGAAGGCGTATCGCTGTTCGCGCGCGCGTTCTTCGAGGCCCGGGGCTGCCCCGTTCCCTGCGGCCTCGACACGCTCGACGACGAGGGGGAAGCCGAGCGATTCTGCGAGCGTTTCGACGAACCGCTGATCCTCGTCTGACGCCAGCCCTCTGAGACGGTGATTCAAGTGAAGCGCCAACGGCGGCGGTTCGCCTTTTTCGGCGCACAACTCCAGCGTGCGATGGAGCAGGTATACGGAGTCGGGGCCGCCGGAAAGGGCGATGGCGACTTTCGGTTTCCGGGTACGGCTCCGCCGATTCGCAGCGGGAGACAAGGCTGCCTTATCGCAACCCGTTGAGTGTCTTTCGTGCGTCCTCGTTGCCCGGGAACTTCGCATCAATGCCCAATGCCGCCTTCAGTTCGGAAACCGCTTCCTTCCCCTTTCCCAACTTGGCGAGGATCATCCCGTAGTGATAACGAATCGAGGGGTTGCCGGCCGCCCGTTTCGCCGACTCGGAAATGATGGGGAGCGCGGAATCGTAGAGTCCCTTGCGATAGTAGATCCAGCCAAGGGTGTCGCCGACGTTGGGGTCTTCGGGGGCGGATTCGCGCGCGATCTGGGCGAATTTGAGCGCCTCGTCGAGGTTGCCGCCATGGTCGGCCAGGTTCGCCGCCAGGTTGTTCGCGGCCAGGGGGTTCTTCGGGGAGAGCGCCAGTGCGCGGCGATATTGCGTGTTGGCCTCGTCGATCTTGTTCCGGGAATTGAGAACGACGCCGAGGATCGTATGAGCGCCGACGCTCTTGTCATTCTTTTCGACCGCTTTCCGGAAGCGGGCCTCGGCCTCGGGAAGCTTGTTCTGGCTCATGTACAACATGCCGAGTTCGTAATACGGCGTGGCGAAATCGGGTGCGAGGTCGATCGCCTTCAGGAACGCGGCTTCGGCCTCGGGTGGCTTGCGGGCGGCCGCCTGGAACTTGCCTTCGAGCGTCCGGACCAGCGGATTCTTCGGGTCTTTAGACACGGCTTCCTGCAATACCTTTTCGGCCTTGTCGGTTTCTTTCGCAGCGCCCAACGCGAAGACGTACTCGGTGACCGCGCCCAGATCCTTGGGATTGAGCGCAACCGCCTGCGAGAAGTATCCGGCGGCCTCCTTCGGCTTGCCCTGCAGCTTGCGGGAAAACCCCATCTTCATGTAGCCGGTGGGCGATTTCGGGATTTGTTTGATGAGCGCGCCGTAGACCTGCTCAGCCTTTTTCCATTCCTTTCGCATCAGGAAGGAATCGCCGTAGATGATGGCGGCGGGGGCGCTGGCCTGGTTGAGCTTTAGGATCTCGACGGCTTCCTTTTCGGCGCCTTCGGGGTTGTTCGTTTTTAGGTAAAGGTCGCCAAGGACGAGATGCGCCCGGATGTCGCGCGGATCGGATTTGACGGCTTCCTCGACCTCCTTGCGGCCCGAGTCGACGCGTCCCTGCATGATGTCGACCATCCCGTTGTAAAGATGCGCCTTCGAATTCGTCGCGTCCTGCTTGATGACCTCGGTGAAGAGCGCCTTGGCGTCATCGGGTTTCTTCTCGAGAAGTGCGAGCCGCCCCTTGAGATACTTCCCCTCGAGGTCTTTGGCGTTTTCCTTGAGGATGGCCTCGATCACGGGCTTGGCTTCGGTTGCCTTGCCCATCTCGATCTTGATCCCGGCCAGCGCCTTGCGCGCCCTTTGGGAATTGCTTTCCTTGATCAGCGCGTTGAGTTCCTTCTCGGCGGCCGGAAGGTTGTCCTGGAAAAGAAAATGCTCGGAAAGCGCGAGGCGAACCGATTCCTTGTCTTTCGAGAGCGCGATGGCCTTCCGGTATTCCTTCTCTCCTTCGATCCCGTCGCCGGTCGCGAAATGAAGATTTCCCCGCGCGATGAGCGGTTCGGGGGAGGATGGCGCCGCGGCGGCGGCCTTGTCGTACCATTCGGTCGCGGATTTCGTGTCTTTCCGGACCAGCGCCAGGTTTCCGAGAGACAGCAGCGGCCGAATGTTCCGGGGGGCGAGCTCTGAGGCCTTCTTCATGTGTGCGGTGGCGACGTCGATCTTGCCCTCCTTGAGGGCGAGACCGGAGAGCAGGATGTACCCTTCCGGCGCAGCAGGTTGGCTCGCGACGATGTTGTCGGCGAGGAGGCGCGCCTCCTTGATCTGTCCGGAGGCGACATAGAGCTCGGCCAGCTTCCCCTTGGCCTCGAAGTTGGCGGGATCGAGCTCGACGGTCTTCTGAAGCTCGAGGTAGGCACCGCGGTAATCCTTGGTGGCCATCAGCGACTGGGCCAGCTTCCAGTGGACCTTCCCGTTGTTCGGATCGGCTTTTGCGGCATTCTTGAATTCGATCACGGCTTCCCGGAATTTTTCCTTGGCAACGTAATCGTCGCCCCGCTTCATATGCTTCGCCATGAGCTCCCGGGGGGAATTCGAGCAGGATGCGATGCACAGGACCGCGAAGGCCATAAACATCCAAAACGCCAATCTGTTCGACATCAGGACCCCCGACGAGATTTGTTTTCCCGAGCATACATCAAAGAACGTACCAAACAAAACAGGATAAGGAGAACCCGTTCCGATCAAGGGGAAACGGAAATTCTCTGCCGTTATTGGGCGGCCTTGGTGTGTAAATTGTTTCCTCTTATAGG is a genomic window containing:
- a CDS encoding tetratricopeptide repeat protein, with the translated sequence MAFAVLCIASCSNSPRELMAKHMKRGDDYVAKEKFREAVIEFKNAAKADPNNGKVHWKLAQSLMATKDYRGAYLELQKTVELDPANFEAKGKLAELYVASGQIKEARLLADNIVASQPAAPEGYILLSGLALKEGKIDVATAHMKKASELAPRNIRPLLSLGNLALVRKDTKSATEWYDKAAAAAPSSPEPLIARGNLHFATGDGIEGEKEYRKAIALSKDKESVRLALSEHFLFQDNLPAAEKELNALIKESNSQRARKALAGIKIEMGKATEAKPVIEAILKENAKDLEGKYLKGRLALLEKKPDDAKALFTEVIKQDATNSKAHLYNGMVDIMQGRVDSGRKEVEEAVKSDPRDIRAHLVLGDLYLKTNNPEGAEKEAVEILKLNQASAPAAIIYGDSFLMRKEWKKAEQVYGALIKQIPKSPTGYMKMGFSRKLQGKPKEAAGYFSQAVALNPKDLGAVTEYVFALGAAKETDKAEKVLQEAVSKDPKNPLVRTLEGKFQAAARKPPEAEAAFLKAIDLAPDFATPYYELGMLYMSQNKLPEAEARFRKAVEKNDKSVGAHTILGVVLNSRNKIDEANTQYRRALALSPKNPLAANNLAANLADHGGNLDEALKFAQIARESAPEDPNVGDTLGWIYYRKGLYDSALPIISESAKRAAGNPSIRYHYGMILAKLGKGKEAVSELKAALGIDAKFPGNEDARKTLNGLR